One part of the Arabidopsis thaliana chromosome 4, partial sequence genome encodes these proteins:
- the GT72B1 gene encoding UDP-Glycosyltransferase superfamily protein (GT72B1; FUNCTIONS IN: UDP-glycosyltransferase activity, UDP-glucosyltransferase activity, transferase activity, transferring glycosyl groups; INVOLVED IN: xenobiotic metabolic process, response to cyclopentenone, response to salt stress, response to toxin, xenobiotic catabolic process; EXPRESSED IN: 23 plant structures; EXPRESSED DURING: 15 growth stages; CONTAINS InterPro DOMAIN/s: UDP-glucuronosyl/UDP-glucosyltransferase (InterPro:IPR002213); BEST Arabidopsis thaliana protein match is: UDP-glucosyl transferase 72B3 (TAIR:AT1G01420.1); Has 7551 Blast hits to 7483 proteins in 336 species: Archae - 0; Bacteria - 81; Metazoa - 2271; Fungi - 41; Plants - 5061; Viruses - 34; Other Eukaryotes - 63 (source: NCBI BLink).) yields MEESKTPHVAIIPSPGMGHLIPLVEFAKRLVHLHGLTVTFVIAGEGPPSKAQRTVLDSLPSSISSVFLPPVDLTDLSSSTRIESRISLTVTRSNPELRKVFDSFVEGGRLPTALVVDLFGTDAFDVAVEFHVPPYIFYPTTANVLSFFLHLPKLDETVSCEFRELTEPLMLPGCVPVAGKDFLDPAQDRKDDAYKWLLHNTKRYKEAEGILVNTFFELEPNAIKALQEPGLDKPPVYPVGPLVNIGKQEAKQTEESECLKWLDNQPLGSVLYVSFGSGGTLTCEQLNELALGLADSEQRFLWVIRSPSGIANSSYFDSHSQTDPLTFLPPGFLERTKKRGFVIPFWAPQAQVLAHPSTGGFLTHCGWNSTLESVVSGIPLIAWPLYAEQKMNAVLLSEDIRAALRPRAGDDGLVRREEVARVVKGLMEGEEGKGVRNKMKELKEAACRVLKDDGTSTKALSLVALKWKAHKKELEQNGNH; encoded by the coding sequence ATGGAGGAATCCAAAACACCTCACGTTGCGATCATACCAAGTCCGGGAATGGGTCATCTCATACCACTCGTCGAGTTTGCTAAACGACTCGTCCATCTTCACGGCCTCACCGTTACCTTCGTCATCGCCGGCGAAGGTCCACCATCAAAAGCTCAGAGAACCGTCCTCGACTCTCTCccttcttcaatctcctcCGTCTTTCTCCCTCCTGTTGATCTCACCGATCTCTCTTCGTCCACTCGCATCGAATCTCGGATCTCCCTCACCGTGACTCGTTCAAACCCGGAGCTCCGGAAAGTCTTCGACTCGTTCGTGGAGGGAGGTCGTTTGCCAACGGCGCTCGTCGTCGATCTCTTCGGTACGGACGCTTTCGACGTGGCCGTAGAATTTCACGTGCCACCGTATATTTTCTACCCAACAACGGCCAACGTCTTGTCGTTTTTTCTCCATTTGCCTAAACTAGACGAAACGGTGTCGTGTGAGTTCAGGGAATTAACCGAACCGCTTATGCTTCCTGGATGTGTACCGGTTGCCGGGAAAGATTTCCTTGACCCGGCCCAAGACCGGAAAGACGATGCATACAAATGGCTTCTCCATAACACCAAGAGGTACAAAGAAGCCGAAGGTATTCTTGTGAATACCTTCTTTGAGCTAGAGCCAAATGCTATAAAGGCCTTGCAAGAACCGGGTCTTGATAAACCACCGGTTTATCCGGTTGGACCGTTGGTTAACATTGGTAAGCAAGAGGCTAAGCAAACCGAAGAGTCTGAATGTTTAAAGTGGTTGGATAACCAGCCGCTCGGTTCGGTTTTATATGTGTCCTTTGGTAGTGGCGGTACCCTCACATGTGAGCAGCTCAATGAGCTTGCTCTTGGTCTTGCAGATAGTGAGCAACGGTTTCTTTGGGTCATACGAAGTCCTAGTGGGATCGCTAATTCGTCGTATTTTGATTCACATAGCCAAACAGATCCATTGACATTTTTACCACCGGGATTTTTAGAGCGGACTAAAAAAAGAGGTTTTGTGATCCCTTTTTGGGCTCCACAAGCCCAAGTCTTGGCGCATCCATCCACGGGAGGATTTTTAACTCATTGTGGATGGAATTCGACTCTAGAGAGTGTAGTAAGCGGTATTCCACTTATAGCATGGCCATTATACGCAGAACAGAAGATGAATGCGGTTTTGTTGAGTGAAGATATTCGTGCGGCACTTAGGCCGCGTGCCGGGGACGATGGGTTAGTTAGAAGAGAAGAGGTGGCTAGAGTGGTAAAAGGATTGATGGAAGGTGAAGAAGGCAAAGGAGTGAGGAACAAGATGAAGGAGTTGAAGGAAGCAGCTTGTAGGGTGTTGAAGGATGATGGGACTTCGACAAAAGCACTTAGTCTTGTGGCCTTAAAGTGGAAAGCCCACAAAAAAGAGTTAGAGCAAAATGGCAACCACTAA
- the GT72B1 gene encoding UDP-Glycosyltransferase superfamily protein (GT72B1; CONTAINS InterPro DOMAIN/s: UDP-glucuronosyl/UDP-glucosyltransferase (InterPro:IPR002213); BEST Arabidopsis thaliana protein match is: UDP-glucosyl transferase 72B3 (TAIR:AT1G01420.1).): MEESKTPHVAIIPSPGMGHLIPLVEFAKRLVHLHGLTVTFVIAGEGPPSKAQRTVLDSLPSSISSVFLPPVDLTDLSSSTRIESRISLTVTRSNPELRKVFDSFVEGGRLPTALVVDLFGTDAFDVAVEFHVPPYIFYPTTANVLSFFLHLPKLDETVSCEFRELTEPLMLPGCVPVAGKDFLDPAQDRKDDAYKWLLHNTKRYKEAEGILVNTFFELEPNAIKALQEPGLDKPPVYPVGPLVNIGKQEAKQTEESECLKWLDNQPLGSVLYVSFGSGGTLTCEQLNELALGLADSEQRFLWVIRSPSGIANSSYFDSHSQTDPLTFLPPGFLERTKKRVRAKWQPLNI, from the exons ATGGAGGAATCCAAAACACCTCACGTTGCGATCATACCAAGTCCGGGAATGGGTCATCTCATACCACTCGTCGAGTTTGCTAAACGACTCGTCCATCTTCACGGCCTCACCGTTACCTTCGTCATCGCCGGCGAAGGTCCACCATCAAAAGCTCAGAGAACCGTCCTCGACTCTCTCccttcttcaatctcctcCGTCTTTCTCCCTCCTGTTGATCTCACCGATCTCTCTTCGTCCACTCGCATCGAATCTCGGATCTCCCTCACCGTGACTCGTTCAAACCCGGAGCTCCGGAAAGTCTTCGACTCGTTCGTGGAGGGAGGTCGTTTGCCAACGGCGCTCGTCGTCGATCTCTTCGGTACGGACGCTTTCGACGTGGCCGTAGAATTTCACGTGCCACCGTATATTTTCTACCCAACAACGGCCAACGTCTTGTCGTTTTTTCTCCATTTGCCTAAACTAGACGAAACGGTGTCGTGTGAGTTCAGGGAATTAACCGAACCGCTTATGCTTCCTGGATGTGTACCGGTTGCCGGGAAAGATTTCCTTGACCCGGCCCAAGACCGGAAAGACGATGCATACAAATGGCTTCTCCATAACACCAAGAGGTACAAAGAAGCCGAAGGTATTCTTGTGAATACCTTCTTTGAGCTAGAGCCAAATGCTATAAAGGCCTTGCAAGAACCGGGTCTTGATAAACCACCGGTTTATCCGGTTGGACCGTTGGTTAACATTGGTAAGCAAGAGGCTAAGCAAACCGAAGAGTCTGAATGTTTAAAGTGGTTGGATAACCAGCCGCTCGGTTCGGTTTTATATGTGTCCTTTGGTAGTGGCGGTACCCTCACATGTGAGCAGCTCAATGAGCTTGCTCTTGGTCTTGCAGATAGTGAGCAACGGTTTCTTTGGGTCATACGAAGTCCTAGTGGGATCGCTAATTCGTCGTATTTTGATTCACATAGCCAAACAGATCCATTGACATTTTTACCACCGGGATTTTTAGAGCGGACTAAAAAAAGAG TTAGAGCAAAATGGCAACCACTAAATATTTGA